One genomic region from Artemia franciscana chromosome 17, ASM3288406v1, whole genome shotgun sequence encodes:
- the LOC136037835 gene encoding uncharacterized protein LOC136037835, giving the protein MTFSFLRGNNHSSHNSILPTKKTVKILGILLDDDLRWNSHVDYLTKKGASLLHSFSNLKRFGTPTEVLKTVYCSYVKPSLEYACPAWHPGLTKDQTDRLETIQKRAIKIKLGENYSTCEDELKQLNLDSLDSRRHG; this is encoded by the coding sequence ATGACGTTTTCCTTCCTAAGGGGTAATAACCACTCttctcataattccatactgccaacaaagaaaactgttaaaatacttgggatTCTTCTGGATGATGATTTAAGATGGAATTCGcacgttgactatctgactaaaaaaggcgcctcgcttttacattcattttccaacctaaaaagatttggtacaccaactgaggttttaaagaCTGTGTACTGCAGCTATGTTAAaccttctcttgagtatgcatgccctgcttggcatccgggattgacaaaagatcaaacagatagacttgagacgatacaaaaaagagctataaaaattaaacttggaGAAAACTACTCAACTTGCGAGGATGaactgaaacaactcaatttggactcacttgatagtcgtagacatggctAA